Below is a window of Longimicrobium sp. DNA.
CGGCGCGTGGGGCGCACGCTGACCGTGGCGATGGCCAACCCCACCGACCTGGGGGTGCTCGACGACCTGAAGTTCGTCACCCGGCTGGACATCGAGCCGGTGATCGCGGGCGACTTTTCGCTGCGCAAGATCATCGAGAAGGAGTACGAGGCCTCCGACGAGCGCATCAACGACCTCCTCAAGCAGATCGAGCAGGAGGAGATCGAGGTCGTCGACGACAAGGAAGAGGAGATGAACGTCACCGCCCTGGCGGCGGCGGTGGACGAGGCGCCGGTCGTGAAGCTGATCAACGGCATTCTCACCGACGCGGTGCAGCGCGGGGCGTCGGACATCCACTTCGAGTGCTACGAGAAGGACGTGCGGGTACGCTACCGCATCGACGGCGTGCTTCACGAGATCATGAGGCCGCCGCCCAAGATGAAGGCGGCGCTCATCTCGCGCTTCAAGATCCTGAGCGACCTGAACATCGCCGAGCGCCGTGTGCCGCAGGACGGACGCATCAAGCTGCGGCTGGGCAAGCGGGTGATCGACTTCCGCGTGAGCACCCTGCCCACGCTGTTCGGCGAAAAGATCGTGCTGCGTATTCTCGACAAGGGCAACCTGACGCTCGATCTCGAGAAGTTCGGCATGGAGGAGCGCGCGGAAAAGAACTTCATGCGCGCGATCATGAACCCGTACGGCATGGTGCTGGTCACCGGCCCCACGGGCTCGGGTAAGACGACCACGCTGTACAGCGCGCTTTCCAAGATCAACTCCCCCGAGGTCAACATCATGACCGCGGAAGACCCGGTGGAGTACAACCTGCACGGCATCAACCAGGTGCAGGTGCGGACGGACATCGGGATGACCTTCGCCGCCGCGCTCAAGGCGTTCCTGCGGCAGGACCCCAACATCATCATGGTGGGCGAGATCCGCGACCTGGAAACCGGGTCCATCGCCATCAAGGCCGCGCTCACCGGCCACCTGGTGCTGAGCACGCTGCACACCAACGACGCCCCGTCGACCATCACCCGCATGATCGACATGGGCATCGAGCCCTTCAACGTGGCCAGCGCCGTGAACCTGATCACGGCGCAGCGCCTGCTGCGCCGCATCTGCGGCAACTGCAAGGAGTCCACGACCTATCCCGAGGAGTTCCTGCGGGGCGCCGGGCTGACGGACCAGGAGATCGACGAGGCCAGCTTCTTCAAGGGCGCCGGCTGCGAAACCTGCGGCGGCACCGGCTACAAGGGCCGCGCGGGATTGTACGAGGTGATGGCCATGTCGCCGGCGCTGCGCCGCATGGTGCTGCAGGGCGCCGCGACCTCCGACCTGCAGAAGCAGGCCATCAGCGAGGGAATGCTCACCCTGCGCATGGACGGGCTGCTGAAGATGCGGAAGGGCGTCACCACGCTGGAAGAGGTGATCAAGGAAACCGCCGCGTAAGCCGCGGCGCACCATTTGTTTGCGGCGGCATGGTTCTTGGCTCCCCAGGTGCCCAAGAGAACGCATATCCGCGCCGACGCTGGCTTTCTGCCGGGGGAGGCGCCTTGCACGTTGCACGGGTCCGTGCGGATCGCCCCAGGCGGGTACCGTGCCGGACCGGCCTGAGCGACCTCCACGGAAGTATCGAAAGGCAATCCCATGAGCATCGCCACCGAGGCACCGCGCGCCGCCGCCCCCGAGGCCGCCCGCAGCCTGAACCTGCGCGCCCTGCTGGAAGAGATGATCGAGCGCGGCGCGTCGGACCTTCACGTGACGGCGGGCGAGCGCCCCAAGCTGCGGGTGGACGGGCACATCACCGACAGCGGGGTGGACTACATCCTCACCCCCAAGGACTGCCTGCAGCTGACGTACAGCATCCTTACCGAGAACCAGAAGAAGCGGTTCGAGACGGAGGACGAGCTGGACTTCAGCTTCGGCATCCAGAACCTGGCGCGCTTCCGCGGCAACTGCTTCAAGCAGCGCGGGTGCGTCTCGATGGTCATCCGGCAGATCCCGATCAACATCCGGACGTTCGCCGACCTCGGGCTGCCGCCGGTGATCGCGAAGATGGCGGAGAAGCCGCGCGGGCTGGTGCTCGTGACGGGGCCGACGGGGTCGGGGAAGTCGACGACGCTGGCGGCGATGATCGACAAGATCAACCG
It encodes the following:
- a CDS encoding PilT/PilU family type 4a pilus ATPase, which encodes MSIATEAPRAAAPEAARSLNLRALLEEMIERGASDLHVTAGERPKLRVDGHITDSGVDYILTPKDCLQLTYSILTENQKKRFETEDELDFSFGIQNLARFRGNCFKQRGCVSMVIRQIPINIRTFADLGLPPVIAKMAEKPRGLVLVTGPTGSGKSTTLAAMIDKINRERKGHIITVEDPIEFIHKHQGCIINQREVGTDTKSFGSALKYALREDPDVVLVGELRDLETISAALTIAETGHLAFATLHTNSAAEAINRIIDVFPSHQQSQVRAQLAFVLEGIVT
- the pilB gene encoding type IV-A pilus assembly ATPase PilB; protein product: MAVSAPADRIGDQLIHEGLVTREQLSKALDDARNGGNRLGFSLVKLGFLSEQDLVRALARQHRIPAVDLERVKLDPRILKLVPPEIAVKHQVLPLRRVGRTLTVAMANPTDLGVLDDLKFVTRLDIEPVIAGDFSLRKIIEKEYEASDERINDLLKQIEQEEIEVVDDKEEEMNVTALAAAVDEAPVVKLINGILTDAVQRGASDIHFECYEKDVRVRYRIDGVLHEIMRPPPKMKAALISRFKILSDLNIAERRVPQDGRIKLRLGKRVIDFRVSTLPTLFGEKIVLRILDKGNLTLDLEKFGMEERAEKNFMRAIMNPYGMVLVTGPTGSGKTTTLYSALSKINSPEVNIMTAEDPVEYNLHGINQVQVRTDIGMTFAAALKAFLRQDPNIIMVGEIRDLETGSIAIKAALTGHLVLSTLHTNDAPSTITRMIDMGIEPFNVASAVNLITAQRLLRRICGNCKESTTYPEEFLRGAGLTDQEIDEASFFKGAGCETCGGTGYKGRAGLYEVMAMSPALRRMVLQGAATSDLQKQAISEGMLTLRMDGLLKMRKGVTTLEEVIKETAA